GAAGCAGGGTGTTTCGGGAAACTGGGTTTGGTGGGCTTTTCTTTTAACAGGCATGCTTACCGTATTTTTCTATGCCAAGCTATGGAGAAAATCGGGAATTACAACGGATTTAGAATTTTATGAATTGCGCTATTCCGGAAAATCGGCTCGTTTTCTAAGAGGTTTCAGAGCTGTTTATTTAGGTGTCGTTTTTAATGTAATTACTATGGCGGGGGTGTGTTTGGCCGGAGCAAAAATTGCTGCTATTCTTTTAGGCATTTCACAAGAAGAAACATTGATTTATGCTTCTGTTATTGTGGTTATATATGCTTCTTTAGGAGGTCTAAGAGGAGTTATTATTACGGATTTTATACAGTTTATAATTGCTATGGTTGGTTCTGTTTGGGCAACTGCCTACATAGTCAACCTTCCGGAAATAGGAGGCTTAACGGCTTTATTAACCCATGAGAATATAGTAGGGAAATTATATATGTTTCCTGATTTTTCAAATAAAGAAGCTATCATCATCCTGTGTATCATTCCTCTTGCCGTACAGTGGTGGAGTACTTGGTATCCGGGAGCAGAACCCGGTGGCGGAGGCTATGTTGCACAGAGAATGCTGGCTGCTAAAGATGAAAAAAACGCTACCTGGGCTATGTTGTTTTTTAATTTCGCACATTATGCTTTGCGTCCATGGCCCTGGATTATTGTTGGTTTGGCTTCATTGGTTATTTTTCCGAATTTGGAAAGCATCAATGTCGCTTTTCAAAATTTACCTCCGGATATGCAGGGACATGATGTTGCTTATGCAGTTATGATGACGTATCTGCCTGCCGGTTTACTAGGTATGGTAATCACTTCTTTAATTGCGGCTTTTATGAGTACTATCTCTACACAATTAAATTGGGGAAGTTCGTATATAGTGAATGATTTGTACGGAAGGTTTATAAATAAAAATGCTACCGAAAAGCAAAAGGTAATTGTTGGAAAAATAACGGTAGTGATGCTAATGCTTTGTGCTGCGTTATTCTCTTTTTATTTGAAATCTGCCAAAGATGTATTTGATTTATTATTGCAAATCGGTGCCGGTACGGGGTTATTATTCATTTTACGTTGGTTTTGGCATCGTATTAATCCGTTGAGTGAAATTGCAGCAATGGCCATTTCGTTTGCAATTGCTGTTTTCTTTTTTATAAATGCCAAATTAAAAACTCCTTGGTTGGAAATAGAAGGGTATTGGCAACTTATAATTGGAGTAATGGTAACTACCGCTGGATGGGTATGCGTTACATTATGTACCAAATCAACAGATAAAAATACACTAGCAAAATTTAATACTCTTATTTTTGAAGGGGGTTCCAAATTCAAAAACATCGGATATAAAATCACAGGTTTTTTACTAGGCATTATAGGAGTATATAGTTTTTTGTTTGCTACGGGAAATTGGATTTATGGCAAAACAATTGCAGCTGTTATGCTTACCATATGCACAATAGGATGTGTATTTATTTTGAATAAAATTTGGAAGAAAGTTATATAGCGATTAAAGTTGAAAAGTTCCAAGTTTCAGGTTCCAAGAAAGGAGCAGTCTAATGTTTCACTTGTAACTTGAACCTACTTTTCTGTAAAATCCTCTCAAAAGAATTTTCTAAAACCAAATTATTGCTACTTTTGAGGTGCCGTCTTGAGTAATACAAATTGCAGTGTTGAAAAGATTTGCCAGAAATTAGTTTCTATAATATAAAGTGAATTATCTTTGCATAAAGAAAAATACGGGATATGAAATTGAAGATACTAACAGATACATTATTAGAGGAATTTGTCACTTTGACGAAAGATTTCTCATTAGCAATTTTAAAAGAACAGGAGAAAGCAAAACTTCCTGTAGATTATTTTCAATTTTACAAATCAATGTCCTCCGTTTATTCTTCAAAAATTGAAGGAGAAGATATTGATTTTGACAGTTATTTCAAGCATAAATTTTTAGGCGTACAGTTTAAATCAGATTATACTAGAAAAGCAGATGATTTATATTTAGCGTATGAGTTTATAGAAAATAATGCACTCACTCTTGAGAATGTACAAAAAGCTCATTCTCTTTTAAGCTCAAATTTACTTCCAGCAAATCAGCAAGGTTTGATTAGACATAACTCTATGTTTGTTCTTAATAGTAAAGATCAAATTGAATATGTGGCTGCACCTGCCAATATCCTGGAAACTGAATTAGATAAACTTTTTTCAGATATTTCATTTTTATTGACTAAAGAGTTATCGACACAGGAAGTGTTTTATTATGCATCACTTATTCATTTAGTTTTTGTAAAAATTCATCCGTTTCAAGATGGAAATGGAAGGGCAGCTAGGTTAATTGAAAAGTGGTTTCTATATGCGAAGTTTGGAAGTTTGGCGACTTCTGTTCAGTTAGAGAAAAATTATTATAAAAATTTAGAAAACTATTATTTAAACATTAAAGTCTTAGGACTTGAATATGAAGAGTTAAATTATGAAAGAGCGTTGAATTTTTTGCTTATGACAATAAAAGGAATAGGGAAAGAATAAAGGACATGCCCATAATAATAGTAGCTGTGGCACAACTCTAATTTTTCAAAAACAACTCCTTGTTTTTGAAATTTATCAAAGTCCTCTTTTTCGCTTTGGCAGTGTCCTCTTTTTTAGGGGTTGTTTTCTTTTTCGGTTTTTTCTTTAATCCTATTTTCTGAAGCAATTCGGACAGGGTATTGAAGTTTACCTGGTAGTTCAATCCGGCTCCCTGTGTATATCCTTCTTCCTGAGTTGAATACTGGATTTCATTTTGTCTGTTAAAGATAACCCCCTTAAAAGTTCCGTTTTTATTTAATAGCACTTCTACCTTTACCTCTCCTACCACACTGGATTGTGTTTGTGCTCCAACGGGTACTCCGACCTTTCCGTTTATAATAATTCTATCGCTTATTTGTGTAGTCAAAGACGCTTCAAAAGTGTTATCCGTAGCTAAATCATTTTCAACATTTTGAGGGGTACCTTGTTTATAATCCAGATTGATTTTTACTTTGTCATCTCTGGAGCTTATAATATCAGACAATATAGATCCTACCAGATTTGATGTGGTTCCTGCAATCAAGTTATTTCCATCTATGTTTGCCCTGTCAAGCTCCATAAAACTCCCAAATACTAACAATGAAAAGAATTGTCTCATTTTAGCATTTTTATTATTATCATTTAATACAAAATCCAACTCACTTTCTATAGTTGAATTTGAATTGGGGATTTGTATGTCAAACTCTTGTTTGGAATTGAACAACCCACCCGTAATTTTTGTAATCAAATTGACATCAATCTTTCTATTGGTATTAAAATTTTCTAATAATACTGCCGGGTTTGCTTTGGTTGTATATAAGGCTGTTACATTTAAATCGGCATTATACGGATCTCCACTCCAGGAAACCGTACTTCCTTTAACGATAGCAAAAGGTTTATTCACTACTCCTCCGTATTTTAAATTATAAAAACCGTTGTCAATAGTAAAATCTCCATACATATTAAAAGTTCCTCTGGTGTCAATTTCGATTTGCAAGTCTCCCGCTCCGCTGCCTTTTAGTTCGCTTCCGTTTACTTCGTCAATTACTACTTGTGCTATGGCATCTTTTGTCACTTCCAAATTGATAAATAACGATACTCCTTCAATAGCTTCCAAAGCCAGTTCTTTTTGTCTGTCTTCGGAGAGCGTACCGGAGTTAAAATGAATTAATTTGTAACTTTCTACTGTGGCGATGTCTTTTAGCGGAATTACGAACAGTGTGTTTTTCTCGGTTTTTCCGTTAACAATGATGTCTAATTTGTCAGTAAGCCCGGTAATTTCTGCAGCACCTTTAATAAATGCGGTCCCATAGTATTGTGCTTCTTCCGTATTTTCAGTGTCCATTACCAGCAGATTATCGGTATCTATTTTAATGTCTAACACCCACGCGTCAAAATTTTGATGTATAATGGCTCCGGATAGGATGCCTCTGGTATGGTGTTTTGTA
This window of the Flavobacteriaceae bacterium genome carries:
- a CDS encoding Na+:solute symporter produces the protein MNLEAIDYSIIIGFFMISLCIGLWVSKVSGKNTQEYFLSGRNMPWWLLGVSMVATTFATDTPGLVTELVRKQGVSGNWVWWAFLLTGMLTVFFYAKLWRKSGITTDLEFYELRYSGKSARFLRGFRAVYLGVVFNVITMAGVCLAGAKIAAILLGISQEETLIYASVIVVIYASLGGLRGVIITDFIQFIIAMVGSVWATAYIVNLPEIGGLTALLTHENIVGKLYMFPDFSNKEAIIILCIIPLAVQWWSTWYPGAEPGGGGYVAQRMLAAKDEKNATWAMLFFNFAHYALRPWPWIIVGLASLVIFPNLESINVAFQNLPPDMQGHDVAYAVMMTYLPAGLLGMVITSLIAAFMSTISTQLNWGSSYIVNDLYGRFINKNATEKQKVIVGKITVVMLMLCAALFSFYLKSAKDVFDLLLQIGAGTGLLFILRWFWHRINPLSEIAAMAISFAIAVFFFINAKLKTPWLEIEGYWQLIIGVMVTTAGWVCVTLCTKSTDKNTLAKFNTLIFEGGSKFKNIGYKITGFLLGIIGVYSFLFATGNWIYGKTIAAVMLTICTIGCVFILNKIWKKVI